One Purpureocillium takamizusanense chromosome 1, complete sequence genomic window carries:
- the DUN1 gene encoding Non-specific serine/threonine protein kinase (COG:T~EggNog:ENOG503NVP1), with protein MAPRNEKSQLKRPLGSLPEDGTESKKPRRSDRLSQAAQDKTPVVHKQQLPTPVTHAANDPSDELDKEPTATPPGTRTETVTPRKTDEAWGQSQALSSPPQDTQPLSQYVDRHPALSDEVEDEAKEGVWGYLVPLDPKYGDKPIVLKKRSACPLPDSIAAAANGEASTKDNRPAAIKEEEAYERTKVKGVASGGYLIGRHPECDIVVSEGVVSNRHCLVFTENKGTDTVAIVEDLSSNGTYVNEAIVGRNQRRELEDQDEIAVHGKARFVFRYPQSRQTSAFLQQYTLLEKLGKGHFAEVYLCVEKSSGQRYAVKIFTKHPGMEDRSKTEGLQQEIGVLMGVSHPNVLCLKDTFNERDRVYLVLELAPEGELFNFIVMKQKLSEDESRKLFKQLFQGIKYLHERNIVHRDIKPENILMVDKNLHVKLADFGLAKIIGEESFTTTLCGTPSYVAPEILADSKQRKYTKAVDVWSLGVVLYICLCGFPPFSDELYSRDFPFTLSQQIKSGRFDYPSPYWDSVGDPALDLIDSMLVVDPEKRFTIDQCLAHPWLTQSAPGVNDSTGGLVGGIAGLEVNRRAPVRERTLLASLNSVQVTAQVPVGDDRSPVKVFSKNKHRITNAAKETAPDSQRAAGEFMEMGGKGDQQLYPDESASIYPVGDAAAQKSKKKGKNAGR; from the exons ATGGCACCTCGTAACGAGAAGAGCCAATTGAAGCGGCCGCTC GGTTCGCTTCCCGAGGACGGGACCGAGTCTAAAAAGCCCCGCCGCTCCGATCGTTTGTCCCAAGCCGCCCAAGACAAGACTCCCGTCGTGCATAAGCAACAGCTTCCCACGCCCGTGACGCACGCCGCAAACGACCCATCTGATGAGTTAGACAAGGAgccgacagcgacgccgccgggcacCAGAACGGAAACTGTGACGCCGCGCAAGACAGACGAGGCATGGGGCCAGAGCCAGGCcctctcgtcgccgcctcagGACACCCAACCGCTCAGCCAATACGTCGATCGCCATCCAGCTCTCTCGGACGAAGTCGAGGACGAAGCAAAGGAGGGTGTTTGGGGGTACCTCGTCCCTCTCGACCCCAAGTATGGAGACAAGCCGATAGTGTTGAAGAAGCGGAGTGCGTGCCCGCTCCCAGACTCCATCGCAGCCGCTGCGAACGGTGAAGCATCGACAAAGGACAACCGACCAGCCGCgatcaaggaggaggaggcataCGAGCGAACAAAAGTCAAGGGGGTCGCGTCAGGAGGATACTTGATAGGCCGGCACCCCGAGTGTG ATATTGTTGTCAgcgagggcgtcgtgtcCAACCGGCATTGTTTGGTTTTCACCGAGAACAAAGGCACAGACACTGTGGCGATTGTTGAAGATCTGTCCAGCAACGGCACATATGTCAACGAAGCAATCGTCGGACGGAATCAGCGTCGCGAGCTAGAGGATCAAGATGAAATCGCGGTTCACGGCAAGGCCAGATTCGTGTTCAGGTATCCTCAAAGCCGACAGACTAGCGCTTTTCTGCAACAGTACACActgctggagaagctgggcAAAGGCCATTTCGCCGAAGTCTACCTCTGTGTGGAGAAATCGAGCGGACAGAGATACGCCGTCAAAATCTTCACGAAGCATCCCGGTATGGAAGATCGATCGAAGACCGAGGGTTTACAGCAGGAGATTGGAGTTTTGATGGGCGTCAGCCACCCGAATGTGCTTTGCCTCAAGGACACGTTCAATGAGCGCGACCGAGTGTATCTTGTGCTGGAGCTGGCACCGGAAGGCGAGCTATTCAACTTCATCGTCATGAAGCAGAAGCtcagcgaggacgagtcgCGCAAGCTCTTCAAGCAGCTCTTTCAAGGGATCAAATACCTG CATGAGCGCAACATTGTTCATCGGGATATTAAGCCCGAGAATATTCTCATGGTCGACAAGAACTTACACGTCAAGCTGGCCGACTTTGGCTTGGCTAAGATCATTGGTGAGGAATCATTTACGACGACCCTATGCGGCACACCGAGCTACGTGGCACCCGAGATCCTCGCCGACTCCAAACAACGGAAGTACACAAAGGCGGTCGACGTGTGGTCCTTGGGCGTTGTGCTCTACATTTGTCTTTGTGGCTTCCCCCCATTCTCAGACGAGCTCTATTCGAGGGACTTTCCCTTTACGCTCTCCCAACAAATAAAAAGCGGTCGCTTCGACTACCCGTCCCCATACTGGGATTCTGTTGGAGACCCAGCCC TTGATCTCATCGACTCAATGCTGGTCGTTGATCCCGAGAAGAGATTCACTATTGATCAGTGTCTGGCACACCCATGGCTTACCCAGAGCGCGCCTGGCGTTAATGACAGCACCGGCGGACTTGTCGGTGGTATTGCTGGACTTGAAGTCAACCGTCGGGCACCTGTGCGGGAGCGCACCCTGCTTGCGTCACTCAACTCCGTGCAGGTTACGGCTCAGGTTCCCGTCGGAGACGATCGCTCGCCCGTGAAGGTGTTCTCAAAAAATAAGCATCGCATCACCAACGCGGCCAAAGAGACGGCTCCTGATAGTCAGAGAGCAGCTGGTGAGTTCATGGAGATGGGAGGGAAGGGCGATCAACAACTCTATCCGGACGAAAGCGCGAGCATTTATCCGGTTGgggatgctgccgcccaaAAAAGCAAGAAGAAAGGCAAGAACGCCGGTCGATag
- the URA6 gene encoding UMP/CMP kinase (TransMembrane:1 (o59-76i)~COG:P~BUSCO:EOG09264O6J~EggNog:ENOG503NVA4), with amino-acid sequence MASRIPVSWRLATRAIARPARCSASTSVPRVTLRQQSQRRLYSSEPPRSSSGGNSRIKFWPFLGIFALGTAGYIALVNSRKEMPPAVGAPKPAAGQLPAPAKSTPTFSPDDVTVIFVLGGPGAGKGTQCANLVSKHGFTHLSAGDLLRAEQERPGSQFGDLIRDYIKNGLIVPMEVTVQLLENAMTDALAKSGSRKGRFLIDGFPRKMDQAHKFEEAVCPAKLVLFYDCPEDVMEKRLLERGKTSGRSDDNAESIRKRFRTFVETSMPVVDYYEKEGKIIKVDATATPDKVFVNTEKSLTERLGSNY; translated from the exons ATGGCCTCTCGCATACCCGTCTCGTGGCGCCTGGCCACACGCGCAATCGCCCGACCAGCGCGttgctcggcctcgacctccgTCCCGAGGGTAACCCTTCGTCAACAATCGCAACGTCGCCTCTACTCGTCCGAaccgccgcgcagcagctccggcggAAACAGCAGGATCAAGTTCTGGCCCTTCTTGGGAATCTTCGCCCTCGGAACTGCCGGCTACATCGCGCTGGTGAATTCCCGCAAGG AGATGCCTCCAGCAGTTGGTGCCCCGAAGCCCGCCGCAGGGCAgctccccgcgcccgccaagTCCACGCCGACCTTTTCTCCCGACGACGTAACGGTCATTTTCGTTCTCGGCGGCCCCGGTGCCGGCAAGGGCACGCAGTGCGCCAACCTCGTCTCCAAGCATGGCTTTACCCACCTCTCGGCCGGCGACCTGCtccgcgccgagcaggagcgccCGGGCTCGCAGTTCGGCGACCTCATCCGCGATTACATCAAGAACGGACTCATTGTCCCCATGGAGGTGACGGTTCAGCTGCTTGAGAATGCCATGACGGACGCCCTGGCCAAGAGCGGCTCCCGCAAGGGACGGTTCCTCATCGACGGGTTCCCCCGCAAGATGGACCAGGCGCACAAGTTCGAGGAGGCGGTCTGCCCGGCCAAGCTGGTCCTCTTTTACGATTGCCCCGAGGATGTCATGGAGAAGCGCCTGCTCGAGCGCGGAAAGACCAGTGGCCGCTCCGACGACAATGCCGAGAGCATCCGCAAACGCTTCCGAACCTTTGTCGAGACGAGcatgcccgtcgtcgactacTATGAGAAGGAGGGCAAAATCATCAAGGTGGATGCCACTGCCACCCCCGACAAGGTTTTTGTCAACACCGAAAAGAGTCTCACAGAGCGGCTTGGCTCCAACTATTAA
- the PR1_1 gene encoding Cuticle-degrading protease (MEROPS:MER0000338~COG:O~SECRETED:SignalP(1-15~SECRETED:cutsite=VLA-AP~SECRETED:prob=0.6811)~EggNog:ENOG503NU05) gives MKLSLLLTILPAVLAAPAVKRDEPAPLLTPRGNNQLINGKYIVKFKDGMTTASVDEAVSALSQKADHVYSHAFRGFAGHLNAKDLRTLRNDPNVDYIEQDAIVTINKYVEQNGATWGLGRISHRSKGSPTYAYDDSAGGGTCAYVIDTGVEASHPEFEGRAQQLKSFINGQGTDGNGHGTHCAGTIGSKSYGVAKKTKIFGVKVLDNSGSGSYSSIIAGMDYVANDYKTRGCSKGAVANMSLGGGYAASVNQAAASLVRSGVFLAVAAGNDNADAQNYSPASEVTACTIGATTSSDQRSSFSNYGRVVDLFAPGSNILSTWIGGRTNTISGTSMATPHVTGLGAYIAALEGITSPAAICSRLQNLATKNVISGIPSGTVNYLAFNGNPSG, from the exons ATGAAGCTGTCTCTTCTCCTCACTATTCTCCCCGCCGTCCTGGCTGCTCCGGCCGTCAAGCGCGACGAGCCTGCCCCTCTCCTCACTCCCCGTGGTAACAACCagctcatcaacggcaaGTACATTGTCAAGTTCAAGGATGGCATGACCACTGCCTCTGTGGATGAGGCCGTCAGCGCTCTGTCCCAGAAGGCGGACCATGTCTACAGCCACGCTTTCCGCGGCTTCGCTGGCCACTTGAACGCCAAGGACCTTCGCACCCTTCGCAACGACCCTAAT GTCGATTACATTGAGCAGGACGCCATCGTTACCATCAACAAATACGTGGAGCAGAATGGCGCTACCTGGGGTCTCGGACGCATCTCGCACCGCAGCAAGGGCAGCCCCACGTACGCGTacgacgacagcgccggtggcggcaccTGCGCCTATGTCATCGACACTGGCGTCGAGGCCTCGCACCCCGAgttcgagggccgcgcccagcagctcaagaGCTTCATCAACGGCCAGGGCACtgacggcaacggccacggcactCACTGCGCCGGCACCATTGGCTCCAAGTCGTACGGTGTTgccaagaagacgaagaTCTTCGGTGTCAAGGTCCTCGACAACTCGGGCTCTGGCTCTTACTCGTCCATCATTGCCGGTATGGACTACGTGGCCAATGATTACAAGACGCGCGGCTGCTCCAAGGGTGCTGTCGCCAACATGTCCCTGGGCGGTGGCTACGCCGCATCCGTCAACCAGGCTGCCGCTTCCTTGGTTAGAAGCGGCGTcttccttgccgtcgccgctggcaaCGACAATGCTGACGCCCAAAACTACTCCCCTGCCTCCGAGGTTACTGCCTGTACCATCGGTGCCACCACTTCGTCTGACCAGCGATCCTCCTTCTCCAACtacggccgcgtcgtcgacctcttCGCTCCCGGCAGCAACATCCTGTCCACCTGGATCGGTGGCCGCACC AACACCATCTCCGGTACTTCCATGGCCACTCCTCACGTTACTGGTCTCGGTGCCTACATCGCTGCTCTTGAAGGTATCACCAGCCCCGCGGCCATTTGCAGTCGCCTGCAGAATCTCGCTACGAAGAACGTCATCAGCGGCATCCCTAGCGGCACTGTCAACTACCTCGCATTCAACGGCAACCCCAGCGGCTAA
- a CDS encoding uncharacterized protein (EggNog:ENOG503NWXH~COG:C) — protein sequence MAAGDLNASPGRVPACSRKCVLHRRLTCISIAIMKPSGYSAFVALSIQAARATDCCRELGQFIPHAVNFPASSQYNATGASYWSLQESDLKPACIVRPATAQDVSTAIEIIKSVPHCKFAIKGQGHSPAQGFANIDGGVTLDLTSLASIETTSDHSVAKVGAGASWLSVYRHLDPLGVGVAGGRNGNVGVGGLLLGGGISHFTTRVGWACDNVVNFELVVADGSIVNANRTSHPSLFRALKGGANNFGIVTRFDLATFPQGNISSTSLVHDISQREAVFSAFAEIADSGSFDPYVSLVMGLLYNSTSGRWLMSTSAVYTKPVLNPPVFSNLLSIPSLSNSSAMTSLSTLADEAPTPPLNWLFATATFKASTSLLADIFEVLNGTLYSFHPQGGVVWDVALEPLAGAMLSRSENKGDNVLGVRAGDNGFILLLSALWPDSSSRQTIQSKAMEAISRVETFAKSKNQLLKFQYINYAAPHQTPLQSYGPDNLEFLRKVRAAYDPEGVFQNLARGGFKLR from the exons ATGGCCGCTGGCGACTTGAATGCTTCTCCCGGACGCGTGCCTGCTTGTTCTCGGAAGTGTGTCTTGCATCGGCGGCTCACTTGCATCAGCATAGCGATCATGAAGCCATCAGGCTACTCTGCCTTTGTGGCGTTGAGCATCCAGGCCGCACGAGCGACAGACTGT TGTCGCGAACTCGGTCAGTTCATCCCGCACGCGGTCAACTTCCCGGCCTCCTCGCAGTACAACGCCACCGGAGCCTCATACTGGTCCCTCCAAGAGTCCGACCTCAAGCCAGCATGCATCGTCCGTCCAGCCACAGCCCAGGACGTGTCTACAGCAATCGAAATCATAAAATCCGTGCCCCACTGCAAGTTCGCCATcaaaggccaaggccatAGCCCTGCCCAAGGCTTTGCCAACATCGATGGCGGTGTCACTCTGGACTTGACGagcctcgcctccatcgaAACAACCAGCGACCACTCGGTCGCCAAGGTTGGCGCGGGGGCCTCCTGGCTCAGCGTGTATCGCCATCTTGATCCGCTCGGCGTAGGagtcgccggcgggcgcaacggcaacgtcggcgtcggcggcctgctcctcggAGGCGGCATCTCGCACTTCACCACGCGCGTCGGCTGGGCTTGCGATAACGTGGTAAACTTCGAG CTCGTTGTCGCAGACGGCAGTATCGTCAACGCTAACCGCACGTCCCATCCCAGCCTCTTCCGCGccctcaagggcggcgccaaTAATTTCGGCATCGTAACACGCTTTGATCTTGCTACGTTTCCGCAGGGGAATATCTCTTCTACCAGCCTTGTTCACGACATCTCTCAGCGCGAAGCGGTGTTTTCGGCCTTCGCAGAGATTGCCGATTCGGGCTCCTTCGACCCTTACGTCTCGCTCGTGATGGGTCTGCTCTACAATTCGACCTCCGGCCGCTGGCtgatgtcgacgtcggcggtTTATACCAAGCCAGTGCTCAACCCTCCGGTGTTCTCCAATCTATTGTCAATTCCCAGCCTCTCCAACAGCAGCGCCATGACATCCCTGTCAACGCTGGCTGACGAGGCTCCAACGCCTCCGCT GAATTGGCTGTTTGCCACTGCCACCTTTAAGGCGTCCACCtctctcctcgccgacatATTTGAGGTGCTCAATGGCACTCTGTACTCGTTCCACCCTCAAGGAGGTGTCGTCTGGGACGTCGCTCTGGAacccctcgccggcgccatgttGTCACGCTCGGAAAACAAGGGCGACAACGTTCTTGGTGTTAGGGCGGGCGACAACGGCTTCA TCCTTCTCTTGTCCGCCCTATGGCCCGACTCCTCATCCAGGCAGACTATCCAGAGCAAGGCAATGGAAGCGATATCTCGCGTCGAGACATTCGCAAAGTCGAAAAACCAGCTTCTGAAATTCCAGTATATCAATTATGCAGCCCCTCATCAGACTCCGCTGCAGTCATACGGCCCGGACAACCTGGAGTTCCTGCGCAAGGTTCGTGCGGCATATGACCCGGAGGGGGTCTTCCAAAATCTGGCTCGAGGTGGCTTCAAATTACGCTGA
- a CDS encoding uncharacterized protein (EggNog:ENOG503NX3H~COG:J): MPATKSNGQPQLLFVDGSFEELAKEMADYLKAEDAKQLLTKESPKEEVLSKLVAASQALNTVPEKEYTAATNLMIHLVLQSADPKKYLPTLCSNFAKPLANSPVHGAALSLNALTTVFNLLDQEDPIRARVFMEILKFLKAHSMFDNLRPYLDKLPEWIDSWGCGEEIERKLFEEVADVALEADEEETSYEFVLKALRTFDADDKEEMGSEDAQRLSLRALKTAILSNNHYLFQDLRAIPSVQALSDSHPVYSQLLDIFAEQDLEDYNDFNEEHEGWVEQQKLDHEKLHRKMRLLTFASLAAATPSREIEYAKIVKALQIPEEEIEMWAIDVIRAGLVEGKLSQKRNMFLVHKVTYRVFGQKQYQELSTRVDHWRATLQNVLGVLRQEQANAKSQKEREMQELERKMNNAGMGQGGRRQQRERTDNDD; this comes from the exons ATGCCCGCCACCAAGAGCAATgggcagccgcagctgctcTTTGTCGATGGCTCcttcgaggagctcgccaagGAGATGGCGGATTACCTGAAGGCTGAGGATGCGAAGCAGCTCCTGACCAAGGAGTCTCCGAAGGAGGAAGTTCTCTCCAAGctggtcgccgcctcgcaggcGCTCAACACAGTCCCCGAGAAGGAGTACACCGCCGCGACGAACCTGATGATCCACCTTGTTCTTCAGTCCGCCGACCCCAAGAAGTACCTGCCGACGCTTTGCAGCAACTTTGCCAAGCCGCTCGCCAACTCGCCCGTGCACGGCGCGGCCCTATCTCTCAATGCGTTGACGACCGTCTTCAACCTGCTCGACCAGGAAGACCCGATCCGGGCGCGCGTGTTCATGGAGATTCTCAAATTTTTGAAAGCTCATAGCATGTTCGACAACCTGCGACCATACCTGGACAAGCTTCCGGAATGGATAGACTCAtggggctgcggcgaggaAATTGAGCGGAAACTTTTTGAGGAGGTCGCGGATGTTGCCCTGGAGGCAGATGAGGAAGA GACAAGCTACGAGTTTGTCCTCAAGGCCCTTCGAACCTTTGATGCCGATGATAAGGAGGAGATGGGCTCTGAGGATGCTCAAAGATTATCTCTGCGGGCTCTTAAGACGGCTATTCTTTCGAACAACCACTACCTCTTCCAAGACCTTCGCGCCATTCCCAGCGTCCAGGCTCTCAGCGACTCGCACCCCGTTTACTCCCAGCTTCTCGATATCTTCGCCGAGCAAGATCTTGAGGACTACAACGACTTCAACGAAGAGCACGAGGGTTGGgtcgagcagcagaagcTGGACCACGAGAAGCTGCACCGAAAGATGCGTCTCCTTACGTTCGCCAGCCTGGCAGCCGCCACTCCCAGCCGCGAGATCGAATACGCCAAGATTGTCAAAGCGCTTCAAATtcccgaggaggagattgagATGTGGGCGATCGATGTGATCCGAGCCGGCCTCGTTGAGGGAAAGCTCTCGCAAAAGCGTAACATGTTCCTGGTTCACAAGGTCACGTACCGCGTGTTCGGCCAGAAGCAGTATCAGGAGCTGTCTACCCGCGTTGACCACTGGAGGGCCACTCTCCAGAACGTTCTGGGCGTGCTACGCCAGGAGCAGGCCAACGCCAAGTCACAGAAGGAGCGCGAAAtgcaggagctggagcggaAGATGAACAACGCGGGCATgggccaaggcgggcgacgacagcagcgagAGCGGACGGACAATGACGACTAA
- a CDS encoding uncharacterized protein (COG:S~EggNog:ENOG503P5FR), with protein sequence MSVKHIVYFQFKATATPDDINKCVSDMLGLKNKCVHPTTQKQYIKSSVGGKDISIEGLQHGITHAFIVEFDSVADRDYYVKEDPAHIEFVKTYVTSPDTVLEKGQVIDFVTGEF encoded by the exons ATGAGTGTCAAGCACATCGTCTACTTCCAATTCAAGGCGACCGCCACCCCAGACGACATCAACAAG TGCGTCTCCGATATGCTTGGTCTGAAGAACAAGTGCGTCCACCCAACCACGCAGAAGCAGTATATCAAGTCCTCGGTTGGTGGCAAGGACATTTCAATTGAGGGTCTCCAG CATGGGATTACCCATGCCTTCATCGTCGAGTTCGATTCCGTTGCCGACAGAGACTACTACGTCAAGGAGGATCCGGCGCATATTGAGTTTGTCAAGACCTACGTCACTTCGCCGGATACCGTTCTTGAGAAGGGCCAGGTTATTGATTTTGTCACTGGCGAATTTTAA
- a CDS encoding uncharacterized protein (COG:T~EggNog:ENOG503NW20), translating to MGNVSSRPDEAAALYLRDQDRLSISSLVITNPRKRSSVNIVPNAFPASRISASRPAGDASPIEYVQDPDPPTGANGAPAFLLKLSNDDELIFTFTFVMRQSQQQASGQPATSTEDQPSSSDNKISGLTYVCASTPREVENLVTREFHADPNLHKNANVDLVGDYSTSGSASVSFEWTWKWKPPRALEERGGGWRNSCSFVEYDSRGHRLLTLASFSYWVASSGFPLSHPSSPSPPFLLASPPKIRVASAQSVDSRLTGPVDIEEPVSPLLPPNDASSSTPNSQAKEPVKVDLACPRPGDDVTVTDDGPVFRATLKALEQKTGNLRTQMKKVLKRAEQAHMSQTESNDAFVAFMEALREASSTNANAIQPALEHYFDKIAREVVSYERQNTANLQKIIIEPLNKLYQLDIKQAESKKRDFEEESKDYYAYVSRYLGQRQDSVKAKKLAESDSKYQNKRRNFELKRFDYSSFMQDLHGGRKEQEVLSHLTKYADAQTKGFLATAKKIENFLPQLDALSTEVQETDKEYQYRRREREEKRRVLEKSNTPYLEPEQASLTSSAPISSHSNGNAGNTSDSELGRADSTGSQIKNAIAVGNQTSVGHGVELSRSPGSLGHSALASPAQGGKFKGFRDLEERDPTQVAVSQRKEGLLWALNRPGGHVDPRNLNKQGWHKFWIVLDQGKLSEYSNWKQKLDLHMDPIDLRMASVREARNAERRFCFEVITPNYKRVYQATSEEDMNSWIVSINNALQSAMEGRALNDKGTPGRSHTDNSIKRDIGSVLTGKTQSLGHGAHPPHHHTSASSGVPFRRITVGARPSVVRTTSSGYDENPDKLLQMVRDADQGNNWCADCGSGSKVEWVSINLGIILCIECSGIHRSLGTHISKVRSLTLDIKSFTIDIVEVLLLIGNRVSNMVWEAKLDPAGKPNSQATREQRLRFITAKYVDRAYVEPISPTLSRYATPDETLLAAIKKNEIQQVLYALALKANPNVVDKMRGTHAVWLALAAADPASPSPTPSTSSSEQEGKAVPFPVAELLTQNGAQIPSSLPAFPLGRFAQQYYEQKIGKPSASMGDGLSSLPSNYGVSDRLQREKEARLQKRVSAGGRLAKSPIPEK from the exons ATGGGTAATGTCAGCTCAAggcccgacgaggccgcggctTTATACCTCAGAGACCAGGATAGAT TGTCAATATCCTCACTCGTGATTACGAATCCGCGGAAGCGCAGCTCCGTGAACATTGTTCCCAATGCATTTCCAGCCAGCAGAATCtccgcgtcgcggccggccggcgacgcaTCGCCCATCGAATACGTTCAG GACCCTGATCCCCCAActggcgccaacggcgcgccAGCTTTCCTCCTCAAACTCAgcaatgacgacgagctgatATTCACCTTCACCTTCGTGATGCGCcagtcgcagcagcaggcctctggccagccagccacttCGACCGAAGACCAGCCCTCGTCTTCAGACAACAAGATCTCTGGCCTCACGTACGTGTGTGCGTCCACTCCACGGGAAGTCGAGAACCTCGTCACCCGGGAGTTTCACGCCGACCCCAACCTGCACAAGAATGCCAATGTCGATCTGGTTGGAGACTACAGCACTAGCGGTAGCGCCTCGGTCTCCTTTGAATGGACCTGGAAGTGGAAACCGCCCAGGGCATTGGAAGAAAGGGGCGGTGGTTGGCGAAACTCTTGCAGCTTTGTCGAGTACGATTCGCGAGGACACCGCCTCCTCACCCTGGCCAGTTTCTCGTACTGGGTAGCGAGCTCTGGGTTTCCTCTCAGTCATCCCAGCTCTCCATCTCCGCCGTTTCTATTGGCCTCGCCCCCGAAGATTCGCGTTGCGTCAGCGCAGTCGGTGGACTCGAGGCTCACCGGGCCCGTCGATATCGAAGAACCAGTCTCGCCATTGCTCCCGCCAAATGATGCGAGCTCTTCGACACCAAACTCGCAAGCCAAGGAGCCGGTCAAGGTCGACTTGGCTTGTCCACGACCCGGCGACGATGTAACAGTAACGGATGATGGGCCAGTATTCCGTGCGACATTGAAGGCCCTGGAGCAGAAGACGGGTAACCTGCGAACGCAGATGAAGAAGGTTCTGAAACGAGCAGAGCAGGCGCACATGTCGCAAACAGAGTCCAACGATGCCTTTGTCGCCTTCATGGAAGCGCTGCGAGAGGCATCTTCAACGAATGCAAACGCCATCCAGCCCGCGCTGGAGCATTACTTCGACAAAATCGCACGCGAAGTTGTCTCTTATGAACGTCAGAACACTGCCAATCTACAAAAGATTATCATCGAGCCCTTAAACAAGCTGTATCAACTCGACATCAAGCAGGCCGAATCCAAGAAGCGCGATTTTGAGGAAGAAAGCAAAGACTACTATGCATACGTGTCTCGGTATCTGGGCCAGCGCCAGGACTCGGTTAAGGCTAAGAAACTTGCCGAAAGCGATTCCAAATACCAAAACAAGCGACGAAACTTCGAGTTGAAGCGCTTCGACTACTCCAGCTTCATGCAAGATCTTCACGGTGGCAGGAAAGAGCAGGAGGTCTTGTCGCATCTCACCAAATACGCTGATGCGCAAACCAAGGGCTTCCTTGCCACTGCGAAGAAGATTGAAAATTTCCTTCCACAACTCGATGCATTGTCGACTGAGGTCCAAGAGACTGACAAGGAGTATCAATACCGGCGACGGGAACGCGAGGAGAAGAGACGCGTGTTGGAAAAGAGCAACACCCCGTATCTGGAGCCCGAGCAAGCAAGTCTtacgagctcggcgcccaTCTCGTCCCACTCGAACGGGAATGCGGGCAACACATCAGACTCGGAGCTGGGCCGGGCAGACAGCACTGGGTCACAAATCAAgaacgccatcgccgtcggcaacCAGACAAGTGTCGGACATGGCGTGGAGCTCTCTAGGTCGCCCGGTAGCTTAGGCCACTCCGCATTGGCGAGCCCGGCGCAAGGGGGAAAATTCAAGGGGTTCCGCGACCTTGAAGAACGCGATCCGACGCAGGTTGCAGTTAGTCAACGAAAGGAAGGCTTACTCTGGGCACTGAACAGGCCCGGTGGCCACGTGGACCCCAGGAACCTGAACAAGCAGGGGTGGCACAA GTTCTGGATTGTCCTGGACCAAGGTAAACTTTCGGAATACAGCAACTGGAAACAGAAGCTCGATCTTCATATGGATCCTATCGATTTGCGCATGGCGTCCGTAAGGGAGGCGCGAAACGCCGAACGTCGTTTCTGTTTCGAAGTCATCACGCCGAATTACAAGCGCGTGTATCAAGCCACATCAGAAGAAGACATGAACAGCTGGATTGTGTCCATCAACAATGCGCTTCAGAGCGCTATGGAGGGTCGAGCTCTCAATGATAAGGGCACCCCGGGCAGGAGCCATACGGACAATTCGATTAAGCGGGACATTGGCTCTGTCCTGACGGGCAAGACCCAAtcgctcggccacggcgcacATCCcccacaccaccacacgAGCGCCAGCAGTGGCGTGCCTTTCCGGAGAATCACTGTCGGTGCACGGCCTAGCGTGGTGCGAACGACCAGCTCCGGGTACGACGAGAATCCAGATAAACTGTTGCAAATGGTTCGAGACGCCGATCAAGGCAACAATTGGTGTGCCGACTGCGGGTCAGGGTCCAAGGTGGAGTGGGTTTCCATTAACTTGGGCATCATACTATGCATTGAATGCAGTGGCATCCATCGGTCTCTGGGCACACATATCAGCAAAGTGCGGTCGCTCACGCTCGACATCAAATCCTTCACAATCGATATTGTCGAGgttctcctcctcatcggcaATAGGGTGTCGAACATGGTTTGGGAGGCGAAATTGGACCCGGCGGGGAAACCCAATTCACAAGCAACTCGCGAGCAGCGGCTCCGTTTTATCACGGCGAAGTATGTTGACCGAGCCTATGTCGAGCCCATCTCACCTACTCTGTCGAGATACGCCACACCTGacgagacgctgctggccgcaATTAAGAAGAACGAGATCCAGCAAGTTTTGTACGCCCTGGCACTCAAGGCAAATCCGAATGTGGTCGACAAGATGCGAGGAACGCACGCTGTTTGGCTCGCtctggctgccgccgacccTGCTTCACCTTCGCCGACACCGAGCACGAGCTCGTCTGAGCAGGAAGGCAAGGCTGTGCCCTTCCCAGTGGCAGAGCTCCTGACTCAAAATGGGGCGCAGATACCGTCATCATTGCCGGCATTCCCTCTGGGTCGGTTTGCTCAGCAATACTATGAGCAAAAAATCGGAAAGCCGAGTGCCTCCATGGGCGATGGCCTCTCGTCACTACCATCCAACTATGGAGTCAGCGATAGGCTCCAGCGCGAGAAGGAGGCTCGTTTACAGAAGCGTGTGAGCGCTGGAGGAAGGCTGGCGAAATCACCGATCCCCGAGAAATAG